One stretch of Acidobacteriota bacterium DNA includes these proteins:
- a CDS encoding tetratricopeptide repeat protein — MKPAHQLWRSRGVVTVLLLLTISTASPAWADFWYEHYSRAETAIENGDWDRAIEELQQALERKGDSGARVRWYGMKVYPYFPYFKLGIAYYHLGQFEAALQAFQTEEQLGAIEASESDYAELRRYRNLALNAMLKTARAEEERIAQIVGESLREAEILEKQGRLSAAMEALGSFEPR, encoded by the coding sequence GTGAAGCCAGCACATCAACTTTGGCGATCCCGCGGAGTCGTGACGGTCCTCCTCCTGTTGACCATCAGTACTGCTTCACCCGCCTGGGCTGACTTCTGGTACGAGCACTACTCTCGGGCCGAGACGGCGATCGAGAACGGTGATTGGGACCGGGCGATCGAAGAGCTGCAGCAGGCGCTCGAGCGCAAGGGCGACTCAGGCGCACGGGTGCGCTGGTACGGAATGAAGGTCTATCCCTACTTCCCCTACTTCAAGCTCGGCATCGCCTACTACCACCTCGGTCAGTTCGAGGCTGCCCTGCAGGCGTTCCAGACCGAGGAGCAGTTGGGCGCCATCGAGGCATCGGAGTCCGATTATGCTGAGCTCAGGCGTTATCGGAATCTCGCTCTCAACGCCATGTTGAAGACTGCGCGGGCCGAGGAAGAACGTATTGCTCAGATCGTTGGTGAGAGCCTTCGCGAAGCCGAGATCCTCGAAAAACAGGGGCGGTTGTCGGCGGCGATGGAGGCGCTCGGCAGCTTCGAGCCGAGATAG
- a CDS encoding M48 family metallopeptidase, with protein MKSRMRTLEVDGVVLQLKVVRKRVKNINACLNGSKLSISAPHRVPAGELEESIVELARKLVRRSRADAVNADGGAEAIARKVARRFPDPPEVTEVRFVTNQNSQWGSYSAQTGIVRLNAALRQMPPWVLESVVAHELAHTVHLDHSPEFWDLVRSVYPKTDRARAFLEGVRWLAAAWDDLPPVERSQLCGEG; from the coding sequence ATGAAAAGTAGGATGCGGACCTTGGAAGTAGACGGGGTGGTCCTCCAGCTGAAGGTGGTCCGCAAGCGGGTCAAGAATATCAATGCCTGCCTGAACGGAAGCAAGCTTTCGATAAGCGCACCGCATCGAGTGCCGGCCGGGGAGCTCGAAGAGTCGATCGTCGAGCTGGCACGGAAGTTGGTACGACGGTCACGCGCAGACGCTGTCAACGCAGACGGCGGCGCCGAGGCCATCGCGCGCAAGGTGGCTCGACGATTCCCCGACCCGCCCGAGGTTACCGAGGTTCGGTTCGTCACCAACCAGAACTCCCAGTGGGGCAGCTACAGCGCGCAGACAGGGATCGTCCGGCTCAACGCTGCGCTCCGTCAGATGCCGCCCTGGGTGCTCGAATCCGTGGTCGCGCACGAGCTGGCCCACACGGTACATCTCGACCACTCGCCGGAGTTTTGGGATCTTGTGCGATCGGTGTACCCGAAGACCGACCGGGCTCGGGCCTTCCTCGAGGGCGTCAGGTGGCTCGCGGCCGCCTGGGACGATCTTCCGCCGGTCGAACGATCCCAGCTCTGTGGAGAGGGCTGA
- a CDS encoding Gfo/Idh/MocA family oxidoreductase translates to MTDTEIKAAVVGTGHLGRHHLRILAGMDGVRCIGAFDTDAERLAEVTGEHGVAALDDLEAAGAADAVVVATPTISHREIAGVLLEADCHVLVEKPITTTVEEAEELITIADKNSKVLAVGHVEYHNPAVQAALGLADGVRYLESQRLSPFTARSVDVDVILDLMIHDLQITLAVAGEQPSEIRAVGVPVLTDKVDLCHAWVEFPDGLVANLTASRVSAERIRKLRLFARESYFSIDYAEQSVSSAQLIRSETGVEIAPRLVEVEKEEPLKAELEAFISACRGDDCPIVDGRTGASALAAAITVRECVEKR, encoded by the coding sequence ATGACAGACACCGAAATCAAAGCCGCAGTAGTCGGAACCGGTCACCTTGGGCGCCACCACCTCCGCATTCTCGCGGGGATGGACGGCGTGCGTTGCATTGGAGCATTCGACACTGACGCGGAACGTCTTGCCGAGGTCACCGGAGAGCACGGGGTGGCAGCTCTCGATGACCTGGAGGCGGCCGGCGCGGCCGACGCAGTGGTGGTCGCCACCCCGACGATCAGTCATCGCGAGATCGCTGGAGTCCTGCTCGAAGCCGATTGCCACGTGCTGGTCGAGAAGCCGATCACCACGACGGTCGAAGAGGCCGAGGAGTTGATCACCATTGCCGACAAGAACTCCAAGGTGCTCGCCGTCGGCCACGTCGAGTACCACAACCCCGCGGTGCAGGCAGCCCTCGGTCTCGCCGACGGCGTGCGCTATCTGGAGTCGCAGCGACTGTCACCTTTTACCGCTCGATCCGTCGATGTCGATGTCATCCTCGACCTGATGATTCATGACCTGCAAATCACGCTGGCAGTTGCTGGCGAGCAACCTTCGGAGATCCGTGCCGTCGGCGTGCCCGTTTTGACCGACAAGGTTGACCTGTGCCATGCCTGGGTCGAGTTCCCGGATGGTTTGGTCGCCAACCTCACCGCCAGCCGGGTGTCGGCCGAGAGAATCCGCAAGCTCCGCCTATTCGCCCGTGAGTCTTACTTCTCGATCGATTACGCCGAGCAGAGCGTGTCATCGGCGCAGCTCATTCGCAGCGAGACCGGAGTCGAGATCGCCCCGCGCCTGGTCGAGGTCGAGAAGGAGGAGCCCCTCAAGGCCGAGCTCGAGGCGTTCATCAGCGCCTGTCGCGGTGACGATTGCCCAATCGTCGATGGCCGAACCGGTGCTTCCGCACTGGCGGCCGCCATCACGGTCAGGGAGTGCGTCGAGAAGAGGTAG